The Nesterenkonia xinjiangensis genome contains a region encoding:
- a CDS encoding FhaA domain-containing protein — translation MKTEKEVPMGLLDNVERGIEKAVRGAFSGRGGSLGPVEIATAVRRHMDRESFTMSQGRSFVPNVYRIRLSEEDFAAARKYGVALAEELCEEIIRHADSQGYTLLGPVKATFVKNTDLKRGQLGIESLTEKDAAGAEPAPSVHQPAPEAEEIAPTIAQPAVPTPSVVAVLDHEGRQHPVRAEGTVIGRSTSADLTIPDTGVSRRHLEVFRDGRRWIARDLGSTNGSYVDGEQLIGSHDQVELFDGALISLGNARLRFRLATGEV, via the coding sequence ATGAAGACGGAGAAGGAGGTGCCGATGGGCCTGCTGGACAACGTCGAGCGTGGCATCGAGAAAGCCGTCCGCGGCGCCTTCTCTGGACGCGGAGGGAGCCTCGGCCCCGTGGAGATCGCCACCGCCGTACGTCGGCACATGGACCGTGAGTCCTTCACCATGTCCCAGGGACGCAGCTTCGTCCCCAATGTCTACAGGATCCGCCTCTCGGAGGAGGATTTCGCAGCCGCCAGGAAGTATGGCGTCGCCCTGGCCGAAGAGCTGTGCGAGGAGATCATCCGCCACGCGGACTCGCAGGGGTACACGCTGCTCGGCCCGGTGAAGGCCACCTTCGTGAAGAACACCGACCTGAAGCGCGGCCAGCTGGGCATCGAGTCGCTCACCGAGAAGGACGCCGCCGGCGCCGAGCCGGCGCCGAGCGTCCACCAGCCCGCCCCTGAGGCCGAGGAGATCGCGCCCACCATCGCGCAGCCAGCCGTGCCGACCCCCTCGGTGGTCGCAGTCCTGGACCACGAGGGCCGGCAGCACCCCGTGCGCGCCGAAGGCACCGTGATCGGCCGCTCCACCTCCGCTGACCTGACCATCCCGGACACCGGCGTCTCCCGTCGCCACCTGGAGGTCTTCCGCGACGGCCGGCGCTGGATCGCCCGGGACCTCGGCTCGACCAACGGCTCCTACGTCGACGGCGAGCAGCTCATCGGCTCCCATGACCAGGTCGAGCTCTTCGACGGAGCGCTGATCTCGCTGGGCAATGCCCGGCTGCGCTTCCGTCTGGCGACCGGGGAGGTGTGA
- a CDS encoding PP2C family protein-serine/threonine phosphatase — translation MALVFRFAARSETGVVRSKNDDSGYAGRYFAVVADGMGGHAGGDVASASTVLDLAHLDTLGFAEPDTVLPDEIQTANAFLNKLVKANPKLSGMGTTITSLLITGDRLQFAHIGDSRAYRLKKGRFRQVSKDHTFVQRLVDEGRLDPDEAEFHPHKNVLMRVLGDVDASPELDITSFPLEAGERWLLCSDGLNAVVSDRLVEQKLRSSRSLESIVEELVDLTLEGGAPDNVTVLCLEVVEADEQDLTPSRRLPLTQAAVDAAAEGYQPPTGQSTGGEHPGDAEETMELVPVVNVDALSEHPPEEDDELSPLTASMLGQGLETRPHLLVGAADKATETGMIPVVARNVDEHPMAVLLTGQPLIPVRHTYSEMLGDHREHPAEETPRSEQAPEVAETAESPEEQPAETSGATPAVTSAGASAETSEEAPLGEDEDPDLSDPALTEADMASSEIDVEDVAIASRASRRRRWFLPTFVTLLALLLGVVTFLGYIWTQTQYYVGQDDGEVAIYNGVSQSLGPIPLSGVDEHAGFDVEELSPYHRERVLRGIPADDRSHADTIVEQLRATTASAREAEAEEADAEDAGTEETDEPTEDGGEEQ, via the coding sequence GTGGCCCTGGTCTTCCGCTTCGCCGCCCGCTCCGAGACCGGAGTCGTCCGTTCCAAGAACGACGACTCCGGCTATGCGGGGCGCTATTTCGCGGTGGTCGCCGACGGCATGGGAGGCCATGCAGGCGGCGACGTCGCCAGCGCCTCCACCGTGCTGGACCTCGCCCACCTGGACACCCTCGGCTTCGCCGAACCAGACACCGTGCTGCCCGATGAGATCCAGACGGCCAACGCGTTCCTGAACAAGCTGGTCAAGGCCAATCCGAAGCTCTCCGGGATGGGCACCACCATCACCTCTCTGCTGATCACCGGGGACCGACTGCAGTTCGCCCACATCGGGGACTCGCGGGCCTACCGGCTGAAGAAGGGCCGCTTCCGGCAGGTCAGCAAGGACCACACCTTCGTGCAGCGGCTCGTCGACGAAGGGCGTCTGGATCCGGACGAGGCTGAGTTCCATCCGCACAAGAACGTGCTGATGCGCGTGCTCGGCGACGTCGACGCCTCCCCGGAGCTGGACATCACCTCCTTCCCGCTGGAGGCCGGTGAGCGCTGGCTGCTGTGCTCCGACGGCCTCAACGCGGTGGTCTCTGATCGGCTCGTGGAGCAGAAGCTGCGCTCCTCGCGATCATTGGAGTCGATCGTCGAGGAGCTGGTCGACCTCACCCTCGAAGGCGGGGCCCCGGACAACGTGACGGTGCTCTGCCTGGAGGTCGTGGAGGCCGATGAGCAAGACCTGACCCCCAGCCGGCGTCTGCCGCTGACCCAGGCCGCCGTGGACGCCGCCGCCGAGGGCTATCAGCCCCCGACGGGGCAGTCAACCGGCGGTGAGCACCCCGGCGACGCCGAAGAGACCATGGAGCTGGTGCCCGTGGTCAACGTAGACGCGCTCTCCGAGCACCCGCCGGAGGAGGACGACGAACTCTCCCCGCTGACCGCCTCGATGCTCGGCCAAGGACTGGAGACCCGCCCGCATCTGCTGGTGGGCGCCGCCGACAAGGCCACCGAGACCGGCATGATCCCGGTGGTGGCCCGCAATGTGGACGAGCATCCGATGGCGGTGCTGCTCACCGGCCAGCCGCTGATCCCGGTGCGCCACACCTACTCTGAGATGCTGGGCGACCACCGTGAGCACCCGGCCGAGGAGACTCCGCGCTCCGAGCAGGCTCCGGAGGTCGCGGAGACGGCCGAGAGCCCCGAGGAGCAGCCGGCGGAAACGTCGGGAGCGACGCCGGCAGTGACGTCTGCGGGAGCATCCGCGGAGACGTCGGAAGAGGCTCCACTGGGGGAGGACGAGGACCCCGACCTCTCCGACCCGGCGCTGACCGAGGCCGATATGGCGAGCTCGGAGATCGACGTCGAGGACGTGGCGATCGCGAGCCGCGCCTCCCGTCGTCGTCGCTGGTTCCTGCCGACCTTCGTGACCCTGCTCGCGCTGCTGCTGGGCGTGGTGACGTTCCTGGGATACATCTGGACCCAGACCCAGTATTACGTGGGCCAGGACGACGGTGAGGTGGCCATCTACAACGGCGTCTCGCAGTCGCTGGGCCCGATCCCGCTCTCCGGGGTCGACGAGCACGCCGGCTTCGACGTCGAGGAGCTCTCCCCCTACCACCGTGAGCGGGTGCTGCGCGGCATCCCCGCCGACGACCGCAGCCATGCGGACACGATCGTGGAGCAGCTGCGGGCGACCACGGCCTCCGCGCGGGAGGCCGAAGCCGAGGAGGCGGACGCAGAAGACGCAGGCACAGAGGAAACAGACGAGCCGACCGAGGACGGGGGTGAAGAGCAGTGA
- a CDS encoding YceI family protein yields MASLTPGTWTLDVAHSEIGMTVRHAGISKVRAVFTDADATLTVAEGGASAVEAAVKVGSFDSKNADRDAHVRGEDFLDVETHPELTFVARDFTPAGEEFEVTGDLTIRGESRPVTFDVEFGGQAVDPFGATRAGFSASAVISRKDFGLTWNATLEAGGVLVGDKVTIDLEAAFVLEQGE; encoded by the coding sequence ATGGCATCTCTGACCCCCGGCACCTGGACGCTGGACGTGGCCCATTCCGAGATCGGCATGACCGTCCGTCACGCCGGCATCTCGAAGGTCCGCGCCGTCTTCACCGACGCCGATGCGACGCTGACCGTGGCCGAGGGCGGCGCCTCCGCCGTCGAGGCCGCCGTGAAGGTGGGGTCCTTCGACTCCAAGAACGCCGACCGCGACGCGCACGTCCGCGGCGAGGACTTCCTCGACGTCGAGACCCATCCCGAGCTGACCTTCGTGGCCCGTGACTTCACGCCGGCCGGCGAGGAGTTCGAGGTCACTGGCGACCTGACCATCCGCGGCGAGAGCCGTCCGGTGACCTTCGACGTCGAGTTCGGCGGTCAGGCGGTGGACCCCTTCGGCGCCACCCGCGCCGGATTCTCCGCCAGCGCGGTCATCTCACGGAAGGACTTCGGGCTCACCTGGAACGCCACCCTGGAGGCCGGCGGCGTGCTGGTCGGGGACAAGGTCACCATCGACCTGGAGGCCGCCTTCGTCCTCGAACAGGGCGAGTGA
- a CDS encoding proton-conducting transporter membrane subunit, whose translation MLLLSWVTPLLLGGLLLAGQALPPGARGSVTTAAMRLAPAAALPALLLPLSSETPTLELPGLLLGTTLTMDDPARPLVALAALVHAAALVTVAWAAPPARSGSERDARDRSLPPGVLSAFLLLCLCGTLGVCLAADVVTFYVMFALMSFSAAGLVVHHLDGAAVRATRVYLVMSVVSETALLAALLLVFAAGGRTMAEAPDAVVDSEHTGLVLVLLGVGLGIKVGVVPLHLWLPLAHPAAPPAASAVLSGVLVAAGLLGILRLTPDQAQPAAGAVLLVVALLGGLLAAAAGAVQEDPKVVLAYSTISQMGLLVAVAAVALLQPQTAPAVTAAAVLYVVHHGLVKGALFLGVPLLRGGGGRAVRALVVGGSVLCGLSLAGAPLTTGWVAKYAAKEAVQEASPTLEQLLPLVAVGSTVLMVRLAWTLREGGSGGPPAPAALGAWLGLVLLGAGLPWWITGGWLDVAVPGAEAAVVWDGLWPLLVGAALCGLAVPAARAVGRPRIPAGDLVVASESGARVLSRALRAGTGAAHRFTGQSAARWRELWSGAAERGRSLGSQADAGLQDWGRSGATLLVLLVLVSLIVLVAGGG comes from the coding sequence ATGCTGCTGCTCTCCTGGGTGACGCCGCTGCTGCTCGGCGGACTCCTGCTCGCCGGTCAGGCGCTGCCGCCCGGAGCCCGTGGGTCGGTCACGACGGCGGCGATGCGTCTCGCCCCCGCCGCGGCGCTTCCGGCGCTGCTGCTTCCGCTGAGCTCTGAGACGCCGACGCTGGAGCTGCCCGGCCTGCTGCTGGGCACCACGCTGACCATGGACGACCCGGCCCGCCCCCTGGTGGCCCTGGCCGCGCTGGTCCATGCCGCCGCGCTGGTGACCGTCGCCTGGGCGGCGCCGCCTGCGCGCTCCGGGTCCGAGCGCGATGCGCGTGACCGCTCCCTGCCGCCCGGGGTGCTGAGCGCCTTCCTGCTGCTGTGCCTCTGTGGCACTCTCGGCGTGTGCCTGGCCGCCGACGTCGTGACCTTCTACGTGATGTTCGCGCTGATGAGCTTCTCCGCGGCCGGGCTGGTGGTCCACCATCTGGACGGCGCAGCGGTGCGCGCCACCCGGGTCTATCTGGTGATGTCGGTGGTCAGCGAGACCGCGCTGCTCGCTGCGCTGCTGCTGGTCTTCGCCGCCGGCGGGCGCACGATGGCGGAGGCTCCCGACGCCGTGGTGGATTCTGAGCACACCGGACTGGTGCTGGTGCTTCTCGGGGTGGGGCTGGGGATCAAGGTCGGCGTGGTGCCGCTGCATCTGTGGCTGCCGCTGGCGCACCCGGCCGCTCCCCCGGCGGCCTCCGCCGTGCTGTCCGGGGTGCTGGTGGCCGCCGGGCTGCTGGGCATCCTCCGGCTGACACCGGATCAGGCGCAGCCCGCGGCAGGGGCCGTGCTGCTCGTGGTCGCCCTGCTCGGCGGTCTGCTGGCGGCCGCCGCAGGTGCGGTCCAGGAGGACCCCAAGGTGGTGCTGGCATATTCGACGATCTCGCAGATGGGCCTGCTCGTGGCCGTGGCGGCGGTGGCGCTGCTCCAGCCGCAGACCGCCCCTGCGGTGACCGCGGCGGCGGTGCTCTACGTGGTCCACCACGGGCTGGTGAAGGGTGCCCTGTTCCTGGGGGTGCCGCTGCTGCGCGGTGGAGGAGGCCGCGCAGTGCGTGCGCTGGTGGTGGGCGGATCCGTGCTCTGCGGACTCTCGCTGGCCGGGGCTCCGCTGACCACCGGGTGGGTCGCCAAGTACGCCGCCAAGGAGGCCGTGCAGGAGGCCTCCCCCACCCTGGAGCAGCTCCTTCCGCTGGTCGCGGTCGGCTCCACGGTGCTGATGGTCCGGCTGGCCTGGACCCTGCGCGAGGGCGGCTCCGGCGGCCCCCCGGCCCCGGCGGCGCTCGGTGCCTGGCTTGGGCTGGTGCTCCTGGGCGCCGGGCTGCCCTGGTGGATCACCGGGGGCTGGCTGGACGTCGCCGTGCCCGGCGCCGAGGCCGCCGTCGTCTGGGACGGCCTGTGGCCGCTGCTGGTCGGCGCAGCCCTGTGCGGGCTGGCCGTCCCGGCGGCCCGGGCAGTGGGCCGTCCGCGCATCCCCGCAGGGGACCTGGTGGTCGCCTCCGAGTCCGGGGCACGGGTGCTGTCACGCGCGCTGCGGGCGGGGACGGGGGCCGCCCACCGGTTCACCGGGCAGTCCGCCGCACGGTGGCGGGAGCTCTGGTCCGGCGCCGCAGAGAGGGGCAGGAGCCTGGGCTCCCAGGCCGACGCCGGTCTCCAGGACTGGGGGCGCTCCGGCGCGACCCTGCTGGTGCTGCTGGTCCTGGTGAGCCTGATCGTCCTCGTCGCAGGAGGAGGGTGA
- a CDS encoding sulfite exporter TauE/SafE family protein: MTVLGPLLIIAGAVLIGTVLQRVSGSGVGLVVAPVLSILLGPALGVLITNMATMVSGFLIMLAVWSRIDWRRFRTLGPVTVIGAIPGAWLVGQLSAGWLSIILGAIVLSALLITVSLPRLPHWEGRRVDVVSGVLGGFFNTTSGVAAPVMVICARLSRWDQQSFAATMQPLFMTMGAASVVTKLLLGSVDEVGQTGDLHLGLLFGAIVAIVLLGILLGGQLAKVVSPAHARTLAMALAGLGALGALIRGTWQVLGG, translated from the coding sequence ATGACGGTCCTCGGCCCCCTGCTGATCATCGCCGGCGCTGTCCTGATCGGCACCGTGCTGCAGCGCGTCTCCGGAAGCGGGGTGGGGCTCGTCGTCGCGCCGGTGCTGTCCATCCTGCTGGGACCCGCCCTCGGGGTGCTGATCACCAACATGGCCACGATGGTCTCCGGCTTCCTGATCATGCTCGCCGTCTGGTCGCGGATCGACTGGCGACGCTTCCGGACCCTGGGCCCCGTGACCGTCATCGGGGCGATCCCGGGCGCCTGGCTGGTCGGCCAGCTCTCCGCCGGTTGGCTGTCCATCATCCTGGGCGCCATCGTGCTGAGCGCACTGCTCATCACCGTCAGCCTGCCCCGCCTGCCGCACTGGGAGGGCCGGCGCGTGGACGTCGTCAGCGGTGTCCTCGGCGGCTTCTTCAACACGACCTCCGGGGTGGCGGCCCCCGTGATGGTCATCTGTGCGCGGCTCTCCCGCTGGGACCAGCAGAGCTTCGCGGCGACCATGCAGCCGCTGTTCATGACCATGGGCGCCGCGTCGGTGGTCACCAAGCTGCTCCTCGGCTCAGTGGACGAGGTCGGCCAGACCGGTGACCTGCATCTGGGCCTGCTCTTCGGTGCCATCGTGGCCATCGTGCTGCTCGGCATCCTGCTCGGCGGCCAACTGGCGAAGGTCGTCTCCCCGGCCCATGCGCGCACCCTGGCGATGGCCCTCGCCGGCCTCGGCGCCCTCGGGGCGCTGATCCGCGGGACGTGGCAGGTGCTGGGCGGCTGA
- a CDS encoding LacI family DNA-binding transcriptional regulator — translation MSRETGGRRAPTLEDVAARAGVSRATASRVVNEDLRVRPAAREAVLDAVAELGYRPNRAARSLVTREAGSIAVVVPEAEDRVFRDPFFASLLVSITQALADSTVQVLLAMGRPGDGCRKIEKYLRGGGTDGAIVVSHHQDEEIWRALRETRLPAVHVGRPQAGGAGLPYVDMDNEAGGALAAEHLISRGRRRIGTIAGPQDMAPGADRLSGWRRAMRAAGLADDLVEIADFSAESGGERMRRLLRREKGLDAVFVASDLMAVAAIHEIQAAGLQVPEQIAVVGFDDSQAASLSRPSLTTVRNPVDSLATTAVDMLLRLMQGEEAKSVVLDTQLVRRASTDFSVLK, via the coding sequence GTGAGCAGAGAGACAGGTGGCCGCCGAGCACCCACGTTGGAGGACGTCGCCGCACGAGCCGGGGTCTCGCGGGCCACGGCTTCCCGAGTCGTCAATGAGGACCTGAGGGTGCGTCCGGCCGCCCGCGAAGCCGTGCTGGACGCCGTCGCGGAGCTGGGCTATCGGCCTAACCGTGCGGCACGCTCGCTGGTGACCCGTGAGGCCGGTTCCATCGCCGTGGTCGTCCCCGAGGCTGAGGACCGGGTCTTCCGCGATCCGTTCTTCGCGTCGCTGCTGGTCTCCATCACCCAGGCCCTCGCCGATTCCACGGTGCAGGTGCTGCTGGCGATGGGCCGCCCCGGTGACGGGTGCCGCAAGATCGAAAAGTACCTGCGCGGCGGCGGCACAGACGGCGCCATCGTGGTCTCCCACCACCAGGACGAGGAGATCTGGCGCGCCCTGCGGGAGACTCGGCTGCCGGCGGTCCATGTGGGCCGCCCCCAGGCCGGCGGCGCGGGTCTGCCCTATGTTGACATGGACAACGAGGCGGGCGGGGCGCTCGCCGCGGAGCACCTCATCTCCCGAGGCCGTCGCCGCATCGGCACCATCGCAGGCCCGCAGGACATGGCTCCGGGCGCGGACCGGCTGTCCGGCTGGCGACGGGCGATGCGCGCCGCCGGGCTGGCCGATGACCTGGTGGAGATCGCTGACTTCTCCGCGGAGTCCGGAGGGGAGCGGATGCGGCGCCTGCTGCGGCGGGAGAAGGGGCTCGACGCGGTCTTCGTCGCCTCGGACCTGATGGCGGTCGCCGCGATCCATGAGATCCAGGCGGCCGGACTGCAGGTGCCGGAGCAGATCGCCGTCGTCGGATTCGACGACTCGCAGGCCGCCTCGCTGAGCCGTCCGTCGCTGACCACGGTGCGCAATCCGGTGGACTCGCTGGCCACGACCGCTGTGGACATGCTCCTGCGACTCATGCAGGGTGAGGAGGCGAAGTCCGTCGTCCTCGACACGCAGCTGGTCCGCCGCGCCTCGACAGACTTTTCAGTTTTGAAATAA
- the gdhA gene encoding NADP-specific glutamate dehydrogenase: MSPHHTHISQVHEQIIARNPGEREFHQAVEEVFESLHLVLEKHPEYMDGSVLERMCEPERQIIFRVPWTDDGGTVHINRGFRVQFNSALGPYKGGLRFHPDVLLGTVKFLSFEQVFKNSLTGLPIGGGKGGSDFDPKGRSEGEIMRFCQSFMTEAYRHIGDKVDVPAGDIGVGRREIGYLFGQHKRITNRYEAGAITGKGTTWGGSLLRPEATGYGTVYFTEHMLRAAGEGMDGRRVAVSGSGNVALHAIEKVQELGGTVIAASDSAGHVHDPEGIDLELLREVKEVRRERISAYAEARPHARHHSGAVWTRGDLEDVEVALPCATQNEIDADAARRLVSNGVRVVAEGANMPCTPQAVQIFRENRLLFAPGKAANAGGVAVSALEMQQNASRDSWTAEYTDERLAGTMEHIHTLCAETAKEYGVPGDYVAGANIAGFLRVADAMIAQGVI, translated from the coding sequence GTGAGCCCTCATCACACACACATCAGCCAGGTCCATGAGCAGATCATCGCCAGGAATCCCGGTGAACGGGAGTTCCACCAGGCTGTCGAGGAGGTCTTCGAGTCGCTCCACCTGGTGCTGGAGAAGCACCCCGAGTACATGGACGGCTCCGTGCTGGAGCGCATGTGTGAGCCGGAGCGACAGATCATCTTCCGGGTGCCGTGGACCGACGACGGCGGCACGGTCCACATCAATCGCGGCTTCCGGGTCCAGTTCAACTCGGCCCTGGGGCCCTATAAGGGAGGCCTGCGGTTCCACCCCGACGTGCTGCTGGGCACGGTCAAGTTCCTCAGCTTCGAGCAGGTCTTCAAGAACAGCCTCACGGGCCTGCCGATCGGTGGCGGCAAGGGCGGCAGCGACTTCGACCCCAAGGGCCGCAGCGAGGGGGAGATCATGCGGTTCTGCCAGTCGTTCATGACTGAGGCGTATCGGCACATAGGCGACAAGGTCGACGTCCCTGCCGGAGACATCGGGGTGGGCCGGCGGGAGATCGGTTACCTGTTCGGCCAGCACAAGCGCATCACGAACCGCTACGAGGCCGGGGCGATCACCGGCAAGGGCACCACCTGGGGCGGTTCGCTCCTCCGCCCGGAGGCCACCGGCTACGGCACCGTCTACTTCACCGAACACATGCTGCGCGCCGCCGGGGAGGGCATGGACGGGCGCCGTGTGGCGGTCTCCGGCTCGGGCAACGTGGCCCTCCACGCGATCGAGAAGGTCCAGGAGCTGGGCGGCACGGTCATCGCGGCCTCGGACTCCGCCGGCCACGTCCATGATCCCGAGGGCATCGACCTGGAGCTGCTGCGCGAGGTCAAGGAGGTCCGCCGGGAGCGCATCTCGGCCTATGCGGAGGCCCGGCCGCACGCGCGGCACCACTCCGGGGCGGTCTGGACACGCGGGGACCTCGAGGACGTCGAGGTCGCCCTGCCCTGCGCCACGCAGAACGAGATCGACGCCGATGCGGCCCGGCGTCTGGTCAGCAACGGCGTGCGGGTGGTCGCGGAGGGCGCCAACATGCCGTGCACCCCGCAGGCGGTGCAGATCTTCCGCGAGAACAGGCTGCTCTTCGCCCCGGGCAAGGCGGCCAATGCGGGCGGCGTCGCGGTCTCGGCGCTGGAGATGCAGCAGAACGCGAGCCGCGACTCCTGGACCGCCGAGTACACCGATGAGCGGCTCGCCGGGACGATGGAGCATATCCACACCCTCTGCGCGGAGACCGCCAAGGAGTATGGGGTCCCTGGGGACTACGTGGCCGGGGCGAACATCGCCGGATTCCTGCGGGTGGCTGATGCCATGATCGCCCAGGGCGTCATCTGA
- a CDS encoding complex I subunit 5 family protein, which yields MHEMTLDDLLGAVISWLPLVMVLLSLAAAALIFPLPEHRGRLRATVNLTAAVLKVLLIVALVPPVVADGARPEVSMPFLPGIDLVLRADPLALFFAGLSAVLWLLTTVYAIGYLKDSPHRSRFFGFFSLCVTATVGISFSGNLITFLVFYELLTVATYPLVAHRGTPQALHAARLYLRYTLSGGLAVLIGVVWLTMYAGPADFAEGGAESVTELAAASPGTATLIFVLLVGGLGVKAALFPLHGWLPQAMVAPAPVSALLHAVAVVKAGVFGIVRVVDDVYGIEVTAALGVLTPLLLVASFTILYGSYQALRQTDLKRRLAYSTVSQVSYVTLGITMMEMTATAGGVVHLVHQGIMKITLFFCAGLFAEVLGVHRIEDTRGLGRRMPLTSAAFTVGAFGMIGLPPTAGFISKWQLGEGALASPHPWVLGVLVLSSLLNAAYFLPIVLRLWAPEPVQAEGRDRGRVHEPAPLVVPAMITAGFTLLVGLAASVPFAPLRVAEYIAEGVFR from the coding sequence ATGCACGAGATGACCCTCGACGACCTGCTCGGAGCAGTGATCTCCTGGCTGCCGCTGGTGATGGTCCTGCTGTCCCTGGCAGCGGCCGCGCTGATCTTCCCCCTGCCGGAGCACCGGGGAAGGCTGCGCGCGACGGTGAACCTCACCGCCGCGGTGCTGAAGGTGCTGCTCATCGTGGCCCTGGTGCCCCCGGTGGTCGCCGACGGGGCTCGTCCGGAGGTCTCGATGCCGTTCCTGCCGGGGATCGACCTGGTGCTGCGCGCGGACCCGCTGGCCCTGTTCTTCGCGGGGCTCTCGGCCGTCCTGTGGCTGCTCACCACCGTGTACGCGATCGGCTACCTGAAGGACAGTCCGCATCGCAGCCGCTTCTTCGGGTTCTTCAGCCTCTGTGTGACTGCCACCGTGGGCATCTCCTTCTCCGGCAACCTGATCACCTTCCTGGTCTTCTACGAGCTGCTGACCGTGGCCACGTATCCGCTGGTGGCCCACCGGGGGACACCTCAGGCACTGCACGCGGCACGGCTCTATCTGCGGTACACGTTGAGCGGCGGACTGGCCGTGCTCATCGGCGTGGTCTGGCTGACCATGTACGCCGGGCCGGCGGACTTCGCCGAGGGCGGGGCCGAGTCGGTCACCGAGCTCGCTGCGGCCTCACCCGGGACGGCCACGCTGATCTTCGTGCTCCTGGTCGGCGGGCTGGGCGTCAAAGCTGCGCTGTTCCCGCTGCACGGCTGGCTGCCCCAGGCGATGGTGGCCCCCGCCCCGGTCTCGGCCCTGCTCCATGCCGTGGCGGTGGTCAAGGCCGGCGTGTTCGGCATCGTGCGGGTGGTCGACGACGTCTACGGCATCGAGGTGACCGCCGCCCTAGGCGTGCTCACCCCGCTGCTGCTGGTGGCCAGCTTCACCATCCTCTACGGCTCCTACCAGGCGCTGCGGCAGACCGACCTGAAACGGCGCCTGGCGTACTCGACCGTCTCGCAGGTCAGCTATGTGACCCTGGGCATCACCATGATGGAGATGACCGCCACCGCCGGCGGGGTGGTGCACCTGGTCCATCAGGGGATCATGAAGATCACCCTGTTCTTCTGCGCCGGTCTCTTCGCCGAGGTGCTGGGCGTCCATCGCATCGAGGACACCCGAGGCCTGGGGCGGCGCATGCCGCTGACCTCCGCCGCCTTCACAGTCGGCGCCTTCGGGATGATCGGCCTGCCGCCCACGGCCGGGTTCATCTCGAAGTGGCAGCTCGGCGAGGGCGCCCTGGCCTCCCCGCATCCCTGGGTGCTGGGCGTGCTGGTGCTGTCCTCGCTGCTGAACGCCGCCTACTTCCTTCCGATCGTGCTGAGGCTCTGGGCGCCCGAGCCCGTCCAGGCGGAGGGTCGGGACCGCGGGCGGGTCCACGAACCCGCCCCGCTGGTGGTGCCGGCGATGATCACCGCAGGGTTCACCCTGCTGGTGGGCCTGGCTGCCTCGGTGCCCTTCGCTCCACTGCGCGTGGCCGAATACATCGCCGAGGGGGTGTTCCGCTGA
- a CDS encoding Na+/H+ antiporter subunit E translates to MDETRGARIRRWTTAALIRGAAAAVLWAGLTHGDPDKAVYGLVSVLAAVALSLWLLPPRRRPGDVGRWRQVAAAASLILWFLRKIVVGGVDVSFRALHPRTRISPEVVRAPLRLAPGPAREIALLMMNLMPGSMVQRVLPGEPESVEIHALAAELRPREIWEELQSRTAALEGRRRTAE, encoded by the coding sequence ATGGATGAGACACGAGGCGCACGCATCCGCCGCTGGACGACGGCGGCGCTGATCCGCGGCGCGGCCGCCGCAGTTCTCTGGGCGGGCCTCACTCACGGCGACCCGGACAAGGCCGTCTACGGGCTGGTCTCCGTCCTGGCCGCCGTCGCGCTCAGCCTGTGGCTGCTGCCGCCGCGCCGCCGGCCGGGCGACGTGGGGCGATGGCGCCAGGTGGCCGCCGCCGCCAGCCTGATCCTCTGGTTCCTCCGGAAGATCGTGGTCGGCGGGGTCGACGTCTCATTCCGGGCGCTGCACCCTCGGACGCGGATCTCCCCGGAGGTGGTCAGGGCGCCGCTGCGGCTGGCGCCGGGTCCGGCCCGTGAGATCGCCCTGCTGATGATGAACCTGATGCCCGGCTCCATGGTCCAGCGGGTCCTGCCGGGCGAGCCGGAGAGCGTGGAGATCCACGCGCTGGCCGCCGAGCTGCGGCCCCGGGAGATCTGGGAGGAGCTCCAGAGCCGCACCGCGGCGCTGGAGGGGCGCCGCCGGACGGCAGAGTGA
- a CDS encoding FHA domain-containing protein FhaB/FipA: MSELAVTALQFGLLLLLWILILSIIAAQGRDLMVSKKSRTRAHTSAARKNDGGSAARTPSGSSAPTTGQTQRPKPRKLVVTEGPLTGTQLDLGSAPIMLGRAQECTLVLEDDYSSGKHARLFPQGSRWFLEDLGSTNGTWLGEEQLTRASTVEPGERIRIGKTVLELRT, encoded by the coding sequence ATGAGCGAACTCGCCGTCACGGCCCTGCAGTTCGGGCTCCTCCTGCTGCTGTGGATCCTGATCCTCTCGATCATCGCGGCACAGGGACGCGACCTGATGGTCTCCAAGAAGTCCCGCACCCGCGCTCACACCTCGGCGGCGCGCAAGAACGACGGCGGCTCAGCAGCTCGGACGCCATCGGGCTCCTCGGCGCCCACCACCGGTCAGACCCAGCGGCCCAAGCCCCGGAAGCTCGTGGTCACCGAGGGCCCCCTGACGGGCACCCAGCTGGACCTGGGATCGGCCCCGATCATGCTCGGCCGCGCCCAGGAGTGCACGCTGGTGCTGGAGGACGACTACTCCTCCGGCAAGCACGCCCGGCTCTTCCCCCAGGGTTCGCGATGGTTCCTGGAGGACCTGGGGTCCACCAACGGCACCTGGCTCGGCGAGGAGCAGCTCACCCGCGCCTCCACCGTGGAGCCCGGGGAGCGCATCCGCATCGGCAAGACCGTCCTGGAGCTGAGGACCTAG